A genome region from Mycolicibacterium litorale includes the following:
- a CDS encoding DUF1802 family protein, which produces MLDGRQTVLLRKGGIGEKRFRVPVDAQADRFVLFPTVAHSHAERVRPEHRDLLEPAAADSTDDALTLRAGAKVVAAVEVNRPEAIAELEPMHIWTADSVQADRLDFRPKHRLTVLVVQVSALEQPVRIERTPQYRGCTSWVDLPVDPVWAPPVHDDAALAAVAESVRRSVG; this is translated from the coding sequence ATGCTCGACGGCAGACAGACGGTGCTGCTGCGCAAAGGCGGTATCGGCGAGAAGCGGTTCCGGGTGCCCGTAGACGCTCAGGCCGACAGGTTCGTCCTGTTCCCGACGGTCGCCCACAGCCACGCCGAACGGGTGCGCCCCGAGCATCGTGACCTGCTCGAGCCGGCGGCCGCCGACAGCACCGATGACGCGCTCACGCTCCGCGCCGGAGCGAAAGTGGTTGCCGCCGTTGAGGTGAACCGTCCCGAGGCGATCGCCGAACTCGAGCCGATGCACATCTGGACCGCCGACTCGGTACAGGCCGACCGGCTGGACTTCCGCCCCAAACACCGCCTGACCGTGCTGGTCGTCCAGGTCAGCGCGCTGGAGCAACCGGTGCGCATCGAGCGCACCCCGCAGTACCGGGGCTGCACCAGCTGGGTCGATCTGCCCGTCGACCCGGTGTGGGCGCCACCCGTGCACGACGACGCCGCACTCGCCGCGGTCGCCGAATCGGTGCGCCGGTCAGTGGGCTGA
- a CDS encoding DUF2277 family protein, whose amino-acid sequence MCRNITELRGLEPAATAEEIEAAARQYVRKVSGVTRPTAANAEAFEAAVAEVTATTARLLSQLPPRRQPPKSVPPLRRPEVRARLNLA is encoded by the coding sequence ATGTGCCGAAACATCACCGAGCTGCGGGGCCTCGAGCCGGCGGCGACGGCCGAGGAGATCGAGGCCGCGGCCCGGCAGTACGTCCGCAAGGTCAGCGGCGTCACCCGTCCCACCGCGGCCAACGCCGAAGCGTTCGAGGCGGCCGTCGCCGAGGTCACCGCGACCACCGCCCGGCTGCTGTCCCAGCTGCCACCGCGCCGCCAACCGCCCAAGAGCGTGCCGCCGCTGCGCCGGCCCGAGGTCCGGGCGCGGCTCAACCTCGCGTGA
- a CDS encoding enoyl-CoA hydratase, translating into MSNADTADVLAIDTTDRVRTLTLNRPQARNALSAALRAAFFRALRDAEADDGVDVVIVTGADPVFCAGLDLKELGDTTELPDISPKWPSMSKPVIGAINGAAVTGGLEIALYCDILIASERARFADTHARVGLLPTWGLSVRLPQKVGVGMARRMSLTGDYLSAADALRAGLVTEVVPHAELMPTARAVAASIVGNNQRAVRALLESYHRIDESQTGGALWLEADAARRWMASATGDDIAASRASVFERGREQVR; encoded by the coding sequence ATGAGCAACGCTGACACCGCCGACGTCCTCGCGATCGACACCACCGACCGGGTCCGCACGCTGACCTTGAATCGCCCGCAGGCCCGCAACGCGCTGTCCGCGGCGCTGCGTGCGGCGTTCTTCCGTGCGTTGCGCGACGCGGAGGCCGACGACGGAGTCGACGTGGTGATCGTGACCGGCGCCGACCCGGTGTTCTGCGCCGGGCTGGATCTCAAGGAGCTCGGTGACACCACCGAACTGCCGGACATCTCGCCGAAGTGGCCGTCGATGAGTAAACCGGTGATCGGCGCGATCAACGGCGCCGCGGTGACCGGTGGCCTGGAGATCGCGCTGTACTGCGACATCCTGATCGCCTCCGAGCGGGCCCGGTTCGCCGACACCCACGCCAGGGTGGGGCTGCTGCCGACCTGGGGATTGTCGGTGCGGCTGCCGCAGAAGGTCGGCGTCGGCATGGCCCGGCGGATGAGCCTGACCGGCGACTACCTGTCGGCGGCCGACGCGCTGAGGGCCGGCCTGGTCACCGAGGTCGTCCCGCATGCCGAGCTGATGCCGACGGCCCGGGCGGTCGCGGCGTCGATCGTCGGCAACAACCAGCGGGCGGTGCGCGCACTGCTGGAGTCCTACCACCGCATCGACGAATCCCAGACCGGCGGTGCGCTGTGGCTGGAGGCCGATGCGGCGCGGCGCTGGATGGCCTCGGCCACCGGTGACGACATCGCCGCGAGCCGCGCCTCGGTGTTCGAGCGGGGCCGCGAACAGGTGCGCTAG
- a CDS encoding sugar phosphate isomerase/epimerase family protein, whose amino-acid sequence MSGQFARLSLNTMTTKGWTLREAVEATAAAGLPAIGLWRDRVAEAGVDAAAKMVRDNGLRVSSLCRGGFLTGVDDEGAALDDNRRAIDEAATLGTPELVIVAGGIPDRDLPGARARLADRLARLVPYAAERDVRLALEPLHPMFCADRAVISTLAQALDLAAPHPARSVGVVVDTFHIWWDPNLAESVAAAGAAGRISAFQICDWLVPMTPDPLVSRGMMGDGVIDFGAIAALVRDAGYTGDVEVEIFNETVWATEGSTVLEVMKQRYRDLVAPALTG is encoded by the coding sequence ATGAGCGGCCAGTTCGCCCGGCTGTCGCTGAACACGATGACCACCAAGGGCTGGACGCTGCGTGAGGCCGTCGAGGCCACCGCCGCGGCCGGACTGCCCGCCATCGGGCTGTGGCGGGACCGGGTCGCCGAGGCCGGCGTCGACGCGGCGGCGAAGATGGTGCGCGACAACGGGTTACGGGTGTCCAGCCTGTGTCGCGGTGGTTTTCTCACCGGCGTCGACGACGAGGGGGCGGCGCTCGACGACAACCGTCGCGCCATCGACGAGGCGGCCACCCTGGGTACGCCGGAACTGGTGATCGTCGCCGGTGGCATCCCCGACCGCGACCTGCCGGGCGCGCGCGCCCGGCTGGCCGATCGTCTCGCCCGCCTGGTGCCGTATGCGGCCGAACGCGACGTCCGCCTGGCGCTGGAACCGCTGCACCCGATGTTCTGCGCGGACCGCGCGGTCATCTCCACCCTGGCCCAGGCCCTCGACCTGGCCGCACCGCACCCCGCCCGGAGCGTCGGCGTCGTCGTGGACACCTTCCACATCTGGTGGGACCCGAACCTCGCGGAGAGCGTTGCCGCCGCGGGCGCCGCGGGGCGCATCAGCGCGTTCCAGATCTGCGACTGGCTGGTGCCGATGACGCCGGACCCGCTGGTGTCGCGCGGCATGATGGGCGACGGCGTCATCGACTTCGGCGCGATCGCGGCGCTGGTGCGCGACGCCGGCTACACGGGCGACGTGGAGGTTGAGATCTTCAACGAAACCGTCTGGGCCACAGAGGGTTCCACCGTGCTCGAGGTGATGAAGCAGCGCTACCGCGACCTCGTGGCGCCGGCGCTGACCGGCTAG
- a CDS encoding dihydrodipicolinate synthase family protein yields MLLPVDGDLRTHRVGEPGPWRKPQRPIESRIAYAAAHVVPRPLGDTSPGAPADLDWDTTLAYRHELWSYGLGVADAMDTAQRGMGLDWPATRELICRSGREAATVGGLLACGAGTDQLDPADVPAGARGLAVIADAYREQIEVVREAGANVILMASRALANAATTPADYLSVYGTLLAEADRPVILHWLGEMFDPALRGYWGDRDIARATATFQELIATHADKIDGVKVSLLDADHEVALRRALPTGVRLYTGDDFNYPELIVGDGFPGRDHSDALLGIFAAIYPAASTALQHLDLGETDRASEILESTRALGRHIFAAPTYYYKTGIAFLSWLNGHQAGFTMVGGLAAGRSVAHLCEVFALADRAGLLTDPHLAAHRMRTFLAVNGVG; encoded by the coding sequence GTGCTGCTGCCCGTCGACGGTGACCTGCGCACTCACCGGGTGGGTGAACCGGGCCCATGGCGAAAGCCGCAGCGGCCGATCGAGTCCCGAATCGCCTACGCCGCAGCACATGTGGTGCCCCGCCCGCTCGGTGACACCAGCCCCGGCGCCCCCGCGGACCTCGACTGGGACACCACCCTGGCCTACCGCCATGAACTGTGGTCGTACGGTCTGGGAGTGGCCGACGCCATGGACACCGCGCAGCGGGGGATGGGTCTGGACTGGCCCGCGACCCGCGAACTGATCTGCCGCAGCGGCCGCGAGGCCGCCACCGTCGGCGGTCTGCTGGCGTGCGGCGCGGGCACCGATCAGCTGGATCCGGCGGATGTCCCCGCGGGTGCGCGCGGGCTGGCCGTCATCGCCGACGCCTATCGCGAACAGATCGAGGTGGTACGCGAGGCCGGCGCCAACGTCATCCTGATGGCGTCGCGGGCGCTGGCGAACGCCGCCACGACGCCGGCGGACTATCTGTCGGTGTACGGCACGCTGCTCGCCGAGGCCGACCGCCCGGTGATCCTGCACTGGCTGGGGGAGATGTTCGACCCCGCGCTGCGCGGTTACTGGGGTGATCGCGACATCGCCCGCGCCACCGCCACATTCCAGGAGCTGATCGCGACCCACGCCGACAAGATCGACGGGGTCAAGGTGTCGCTGCTGGACGCCGACCACGAGGTGGCGCTGCGTCGCGCGCTGCCGACCGGAGTGCGTCTCTACACCGGCGACGACTTCAACTATCCCGAGCTGATCGTCGGCGACGGCTTCCCGGGCAGGGACCACTCCGACGCCCTGCTCGGCATCTTCGCGGCGATCTACCCGGCCGCGTCGACCGCGCTGCAGCACCTCGACCTCGGTGAGACCGACCGCGCCAGCGAGATTCTGGAATCCACGCGGGCGCTGGGCAGGCACATCTTCGCGGCGCCGACGTACTACTACAAGACCGGCATCGCGTTCCTGTCGTGGCTCAACGGCCACCAGGCGGGGTTCACGATGGTCGGCGGTCTCGCGGCCGGGCGGTCGGTCGCTCACCTGTGTGAGGTGTTCGCGCTGGCCGACCGGGCGGGACTGCTCACCGACCCGCACCTGGCCGCCCACCGGATGCGCACCTTCCTCGCGGTGAACGGGGTCGGGTGA
- a CDS encoding Gfo/Idh/MocA family protein: protein MASSGPSGRRILRIAMNGVTGRMGYRQHLVRSILPLRDTGLVLEDGTRVAVEPILVGRNADKLADLAAEHGVEHWTTDTASVIADPTVDVYFDAQVTSRRVEALSSAIKAGKHVYTEKPTAETLGEAVELARMADNAGIVAGVVHDKLYLPGLVKLRRLVDEGFFGRILSMRGEFGYWVFEGDSQPAQRPSWNYRAEDGGGITVDMFCHWNYVMEALLGPVQAVTARSVTHIPTRWDEAHRPYDATADDAAYGIFEIEGGIIAQINSSWAVRVYRDELVEFQIDGTHGSAVAGLRRCVAQQRAHTPKPVWNPDLPVTEKFRDQWLEVPANADLDNGFKLQWEEYLRDVVAGRPHRFGLLSAARGVQLAELGLRSSAEGRRLEVPEIAL, encoded by the coding sequence ATGGCTTCTTCAGGTCCCTCCGGCCGCCGTATCCTGCGCATCGCCATGAACGGCGTGACCGGGCGGATGGGCTACCGCCAGCACCTGGTCCGGTCGATCCTGCCGCTGCGCGACACCGGCCTGGTGCTCGAGGACGGCACCCGCGTGGCCGTCGAACCGATCCTGGTCGGCCGCAACGCGGACAAGCTGGCCGACCTCGCCGCCGAGCACGGCGTCGAGCACTGGACGACCGACACCGCCTCGGTGATCGCGGACCCCACCGTCGACGTGTACTTCGATGCCCAGGTGACATCGCGCCGCGTCGAGGCCCTCTCCTCGGCGATCAAGGCGGGCAAGCACGTCTACACCGAGAAGCCCACCGCCGAAACCCTCGGCGAGGCGGTCGAGTTGGCGCGCATGGCGGACAACGCCGGGATCGTGGCGGGCGTGGTGCACGACAAGCTGTACCTGCCGGGGCTGGTGAAGCTGCGGCGCCTGGTCGACGAGGGCTTCTTCGGCCGGATCCTGTCGATGCGCGGGGAGTTCGGCTACTGGGTGTTCGAGGGTGACTCGCAGCCCGCGCAGCGGCCGAGCTGGAACTACCGCGCCGAGGACGGCGGCGGGATCACCGTCGACATGTTCTGCCACTGGAACTACGTGATGGAGGCGCTGCTCGGTCCCGTGCAGGCGGTCACTGCGCGGTCCGTCACCCACATCCCGACGCGGTGGGACGAAGCCCACCGACCTTATGACGCGACCGCCGATGACGCGGCCTACGGCATCTTCGAGATCGAAGGCGGCATCATCGCGCAGATCAACTCGTCGTGGGCGGTGCGGGTCTACCGCGACGAACTGGTCGAATTCCAGATCGACGGGACGCACGGCTCGGCGGTCGCGGGTCTTCGGCGCTGCGTGGCCCAGCAGCGGGCGCACACGCCGAAGCCGGTGTGGAACCCGGATCTTCCGGTCACCGAGAAGTTCCGCGACCAGTGGCTGGAGGTGCCGGCCAACGCCGACCTCGACAACGGGTTCAAGCTGCAGTGGGAGGAGTATCTGCGCGACGTCGTGGCCGGCCGGCCGCACCGGTTCGGCCTGCTGTCGGCCGCGCGCGGTGTGCAGCTGGCCGAACTCGGCCTGCGCAGCTCCGCCGAGGGCCGCCGCCTCGAGGTGCCGGAGATCGCGCTGTGA
- a CDS encoding LacI family DNA-binding transcriptional regulator: protein MVAVRLQDVAARAGVSQATASRVLNGSARVPGEGVADRVRAAARELGYVPNAQAQALARASTGLLGLVVHDIADPYFSSIARGVQAAARTARKHMLLASTDRDFDIEREAVSTFIAHRADAIVLAGSRQSGDLDLDLEAEFARYRDNGGRVVVIGQPLACGGAVEPENHSGAANLADALVAAGHTQFAVVGGPGSIRTAVDRRNGFVEALGRRGLTPLVEVSGDFTRDGGYSAARRLAGALELRADTGTTPVCVFAVTDVMAIGAIAAWRELGLSVPRDVCVAGFDDIPTLRDHTPSLSTVALPLEHIGARAVELALCRDFGPDDLRESVPGSVVLRDSTRLP, encoded by the coding sequence ATGGTTGCGGTGAGACTGCAGGACGTGGCCGCCCGGGCAGGCGTGTCCCAGGCGACGGCCTCGCGTGTGCTCAACGGATCGGCCCGGGTCCCCGGCGAGGGTGTCGCCGACCGGGTCCGCGCCGCCGCACGCGAACTCGGTTACGTCCCGAACGCGCAGGCACAGGCGCTGGCGCGGGCGTCGACCGGCTTGCTGGGCCTGGTCGTCCACGACATCGCCGACCCCTACTTCTCCTCGATCGCCCGCGGTGTGCAGGCCGCGGCGCGCACCGCGCGCAAACACATGCTGTTGGCCAGCACCGACCGGGACTTCGACATCGAACGGGAAGCGGTCAGCACGTTCATCGCCCACCGGGCGGACGCGATCGTGCTGGCCGGTTCTCGGCAGAGCGGCGACCTGGACCTCGACCTGGAGGCGGAGTTCGCCCGCTACCGAGACAACGGCGGCCGCGTCGTCGTGATCGGACAGCCCCTGGCCTGCGGCGGCGCGGTGGAGCCCGAGAACCATTCGGGCGCAGCGAATCTCGCCGATGCGCTGGTGGCGGCGGGCCATACCCAGTTCGCGGTGGTCGGTGGCCCCGGCAGCATTCGCACCGCGGTCGACCGGCGCAACGGGTTCGTCGAAGCGCTCGGCAGACGGGGGCTGACCCCGCTGGTCGAGGTGTCAGGGGACTTCACCCGGGACGGCGGGTATTCCGCCGCCCGCCGCCTCGCCGGCGCCCTCGAACTGCGTGCGGACACCGGTACGACACCGGTGTGCGTCTTCGCGGTCACCGACGTCATGGCCATCGGCGCCATCGCGGCATGGCGAGAACTGGGTCTGTCGGTGCCCCGCGACGTCTGCGTCGCCGGATTCGACGACATCCCGACCCTGCGCGATCACACACCGAGCCTGTCCACGGTGGCGCTGCCGCTCGAGCACATCGGCGCGCGGGCGGTCGAGCTGGCGCTCTGCCGCGACTTCGGGCCCGATGACCTGCGGGAATCCGTTCCAGGCAGCGTCGTGCTCCGCGACAGCACCCGCCTGCCCTGA
- a CDS encoding ABC transporter permease, whose translation MAVTASAGVRPTGDNDSPPGSPRRPALRRPSFNLRRTAASLWRPVALVLALLAGWYAVTAAELVAPYILPSPGDTWRTAQENAAYLAQNTWVTTWETVIGFVIAAVVGEFVAVMMIYSASLEKTVYPLILFAQVVPKIAIAPLFVVWLGFGPSPKILVAVLMAFFPIVISGLAGLRSVDPEILELTSTMGASRFKTFMKIRFPASLPQLMSGLKVAATLAVTGAVVGEFVGANEGLGYVILQANGNVDTAMLFAALIIMSALGIVLFAIIEIAEKLLIPWHSSRRVVNSASTAV comes from the coding sequence ATGGCGGTAACGGCATCAGCCGGCGTGCGCCCCACCGGGGACAACGATTCACCACCGGGCTCCCCACGGCGACCGGCGCTGCGGCGCCCGAGCTTCAACCTCCGCCGTACGGCCGCGAGCCTGTGGCGCCCGGTGGCGCTCGTCCTCGCGCTGTTGGCCGGCTGGTATGCCGTCACCGCGGCCGAGCTGGTCGCGCCCTACATCCTGCCGTCACCGGGCGACACGTGGCGCACGGCGCAGGAGAATGCCGCCTACCTCGCACAGAACACGTGGGTGACCACCTGGGAGACGGTCATCGGTTTCGTGATCGCCGCGGTGGTGGGCGAGTTCGTCGCGGTGATGATGATCTACTCGGCGAGCCTGGAGAAGACGGTGTACCCGCTGATCCTCTTCGCCCAGGTGGTGCCGAAGATCGCGATCGCCCCGCTGTTCGTGGTGTGGCTCGGCTTCGGCCCGTCCCCCAAGATCCTGGTGGCGGTGCTGATGGCGTTCTTCCCGATCGTCATCTCCGGCCTCGCCGGGCTGCGCTCGGTGGACCCCGAGATCCTCGAACTCACCTCCACCATGGGCGCGAGCCGGTTCAAGACCTTCATGAAGATCCGGTTCCCCGCGTCGTTGCCCCAGCTGATGTCGGGCCTGAAGGTGGCGGCCACGCTCGCGGTCACCGGTGCGGTGGTCGGCGAATTCGTCGGCGCCAACGAGGGTCTGGGCTACGTCATCCTGCAGGCAAACGGAAACGTCGACACCGCAATGCTTTTCGCTGCCCTGATCATCATGTCGGCGCTGGGCATCGTGTTGTTCGCAATCATCGAGATCGCCGAGAAGCTGCTCATCCCGTGGCATTCGTCGCGCCGCGTCGTCAACTCCGCCAGCACCGCCGTCTGA
- a CDS encoding ABC transporter substrate-binding protein yields the protein MTSFRRRATVAAAATTAALTLAACGGGGGSENTPAADGAADSATLMLNWYPYGEHAPFYYGVQEGIFDKHGIDLQIDAGQGSTKTVQAVGSKQVDFGWADTPAVLSNIDKGVEVRSTGVFLQTTPSAVQVFADSGINTPQDLAGRTIAVSAGDAPTTTFPIYLDKVGVAQDQVTQQSLDAAGKMAAMMSGRVDGLIGFAHDQGPTIANKSGREVRYLKYSDAGLNFYSNGLIANESTISDNPELVQNMVDATSEAFAAATENPEAAVDAMAGKDPQMPPREVLLQQWQQTIPLLSTAATAGQAPGSNAKEDWTTTIATLTDAGLLETAKDPAEYWDSSFAPQAGQ from the coding sequence ATGACATCTTTCCGCCGCCGCGCCACCGTCGCGGCCGCCGCCACCACCGCCGCCCTGACCCTCGCCGCCTGCGGCGGTGGCGGGGGCAGCGAGAACACGCCCGCCGCGGACGGTGCGGCCGACTCCGCCACCCTGATGCTCAACTGGTATCCGTACGGCGAGCACGCACCGTTCTACTACGGCGTGCAGGAGGGGATCTTCGACAAGCACGGCATCGACCTGCAGATCGACGCCGGCCAGGGCTCCACCAAGACCGTGCAGGCCGTCGGATCGAAGCAGGTCGACTTCGGCTGGGCGGACACCCCGGCGGTACTGAGCAACATCGACAAGGGCGTGGAGGTCCGCAGCACCGGCGTGTTCCTGCAGACCACCCCGTCGGCCGTGCAGGTGTTCGCCGACTCCGGGATCAACACTCCCCAGGATCTCGCCGGCCGCACCATCGCCGTGTCCGCCGGTGACGCACCCACCACCACCTTCCCGATCTACCTCGACAAGGTCGGCGTCGCACAGGATCAGGTGACCCAGCAGAGCCTCGACGCAGCGGGCAAGATGGCCGCGATGATGTCGGGCCGCGTCGACGGGCTGATCGGCTTCGCCCACGACCAGGGGCCCACGATCGCCAACAAGAGCGGCCGAGAGGTGCGCTACCTCAAGTACTCCGATGCCGGGCTGAACTTCTACAGCAACGGGCTGATCGCCAACGAGTCGACGATCTCCGACAATCCCGAGCTGGTGCAGAACATGGTCGACGCCACCAGTGAGGCGTTCGCCGCCGCCACCGAGAACCCGGAGGCCGCGGTCGACGCGATGGCGGGCAAGGATCCGCAGATGCCGCCGCGCGAGGTGCTGCTGCAGCAGTGGCAGCAGACCATCCCGCTGCTGAGCACCGCGGCCACCGCCGGTCAGGCGCCGGGCAGCAACGCGAAGGAAGACTGGACCACCACCATCGCGACCCTCACCGATGCCGGATTGCTCGAGACCGCGAAAGACCCGGCGGAATACTGGGATTCGTCATTCGCGCCCCAGGCCGGGCAGTAG
- a CDS encoding ABC transporter ATP-binding protein, producing the protein MSTATMTAPRTTVTEDAITIENLTVTFSSKRGTVTALDDIHLRVADGEFVSIAGPSGCGKSTLLKVVAGLTDSTSGEVRLRGKSVRGPQREIGYVFQRAALLEWRSVRRNILLQAEMRGMSRQAAARRCDHLIEMTGLTGFENALPHELSGGMQQRVSLCRALLHEPGVLLMDEPFGALDALTREKMNVELHRIWRETGTTVVLVTHSVAEAVYLANRVVVMSPRPGRIVETLDVDLPAERNYAETMERPEFIRVANRVRDLLGSSTAAD; encoded by the coding sequence ATGTCGACCGCGACGATGACCGCACCCAGGACCACCGTGACCGAAGACGCCATCACGATCGAGAACCTCACCGTGACGTTCTCGTCCAAACGCGGGACCGTGACCGCACTCGACGACATCCACCTGCGCGTGGCCGACGGCGAGTTCGTCTCGATCGCAGGCCCGTCGGGTTGCGGCAAGTCCACGCTGCTGAAGGTGGTCGCCGGACTGACCGACTCGACTTCGGGCGAGGTGCGGCTGCGCGGCAAGTCCGTCCGCGGACCGCAGCGCGAGATCGGCTACGTGTTCCAGCGTGCCGCGTTGCTCGAGTGGCGTTCGGTGCGCCGCAACATCCTGCTGCAGGCCGAGATGCGTGGCATGTCCCGCCAGGCCGCCGCACGGCGCTGCGACCACCTCATCGAGATGACCGGACTCACCGGGTTCGAGAACGCGCTGCCGCACGAGCTGTCCGGCGGTATGCAGCAACGTGTTTCGCTGTGCCGGGCGCTGCTGCACGAACCGGGCGTGCTGCTCATGGACGAACCGTTCGGCGCGCTGGACGCGTTGACCCGCGAGAAGATGAACGTCGAACTGCACCGCATCTGGCGCGAGACCGGCACGACGGTGGTGCTGGTGACGCACTCCGTCGCCGAGGCCGTGTACCTCGCCAACCGGGTGGTGGTGATGAGCCCGCGCCCCGGCCGCATCGTCGAGACGCTCGACGTCGACCTGCCCGCCGAGCGGAACTACGCCGAGACCATGGAGCGCCCGGAGTTCATCCGCGTCGCCAATCGGGTGCGCGACCTGCTGGGCAGTTCCACCGCAGCCGACTGA
- a CDS encoding MerR family transcriptional regulator translates to MEAIPIGEAAARLGMTTSALRYYDERGLVHPQGRRSGRRMYGPDELRRLALLKIVHGLDLPLDTAVAVLDAPSEQWRQTVREQIAELDRVIARARGAQRFLTTALECPTDHPARECPTMTGALDRLVDGMSVEELAAEHGP, encoded by the coding sequence ATGGAGGCGATTCCGATCGGCGAGGCGGCCGCCCGGCTGGGAATGACGACGTCGGCGTTGCGCTACTACGACGAGCGCGGTCTGGTGCACCCCCAGGGCCGGCGGTCGGGGCGGCGGATGTACGGGCCCGACGAGCTGCGCAGGCTGGCGTTGCTCAAGATCGTGCACGGGCTGGATCTGCCGCTCGACACCGCCGTGGCGGTGCTCGACGCGCCGAGTGAACAGTGGCGGCAGACGGTCCGCGAGCAGATCGCCGAGCTGGACCGGGTGATCGCCAGGGCCCGGGGTGCCCAGCGGTTCCTCACCACTGCGCTGGAGTGTCCGACCGACCACCCCGCCCGAGAGTGCCCGACGATGACCGGCGCGCTGGACCGTCTCGTCGACGGCATGAGCGTCGAGGAGCTCGCCGCCGAACACGGCCCCTGA
- a CDS encoding class I SAM-dependent methyltransferase: MTEPATVVNHHAGQRGFAGPTGVLSAVLFLLTGRGNARLAADLAAVSANDRVVDVGCGPGTAARVAARRGARVTGIDPSDAMLRVARAVTRRRTAVTWVRAGAEALPVPDGSATVVWALATVHHWPDVGTALTEIHRVLAAGGQLLVLERQVQPGATGLASHGWTAQQAETFAALCSSAGLTDVRVTAHVRRRRAAWTVRAVRPSAP, encoded by the coding sequence ATGACCGAACCCGCCACCGTGGTCAACCACCATGCCGGCCAGCGGGGCTTCGCCGGGCCCACCGGCGTGCTGTCCGCCGTCCTGTTCCTGCTCACCGGACGCGGCAACGCCCGCCTCGCCGCCGACCTCGCCGCGGTGTCGGCGAACGACCGTGTCGTCGACGTCGGGTGTGGGCCCGGGACCGCCGCCCGGGTCGCGGCCCGCCGCGGCGCCCGGGTCACCGGTATCGACCCGTCGGACGCCATGTTGCGGGTGGCGCGGGCGGTGACCCGCCGCCGCACCGCGGTGACGTGGGTGCGCGCCGGCGCCGAGGCGCTGCCCGTGCCCGACGGGTCCGCGACGGTCGTCTGGGCGCTGGCCACGGTGCACCACTGGCCCGATGTCGGCACGGCGCTGACCGAGATCCACCGCGTGCTGGCCGCCGGCGGGCAGCTGCTCGTCCTGGAGCGTCAGGTCCAGCCCGGCGCCACCGGACTCGCCAGCCACGGCTGGACTGCGCAGCAGGCGGAAACGTTTGCCGCACTGTGCAGTTCCGCCGGCTTGACCGATGTGCGCGTGACCGCACACGTGCGCCGGCGCCGTGCCGCCTGGACCGTGCGCGCCGTCCGGCCGTCAGCCCCGTGA